Proteins from a genomic interval of Paenibacillus sp. FSL R5-0623:
- a CDS encoding endospore germination permease, with protein MSKTVNSVSGLVIAFSLFQVGSTTLFLLGATAKQDAWLSMMIGALGGFALLMLYLFIHKLDPQRDLYELLRHYWGKWVGNLGGLLFIGYFTYEASRSVRDIGELGTLTLLNQTPTAVVTFIALVVCADVVRFGPRVWFLLCHIFLLLMILGYGAILILVPFTGLIHLDFLFPVLENGLAPVVEAAIPEIISFPFGQTVLFLVLFKLIKDKSKLKRSIMIVYGITAVFLIIMNELSVLVLGPEIAASSTYPLFEVTQLIEVPKIIERADVLFTMILFIGIGVKTAGFMFGAVIGLQTITPFRYKPALLLLSLIIYALTFLSPRLTDFLWIGLHIALVKIWPVFQIALPGLLFLTILIRKKIRKMHS; from the coding sequence ATGAGCAAAACTGTTAACAGTGTATCCGGGTTGGTGATCGCCTTTTCCCTGTTTCAAGTCGGCAGCACAACTTTATTTCTATTAGGTGCTACAGCCAAGCAGGACGCCTGGTTGAGTATGATGATCGGGGCGCTCGGTGGCTTCGCATTGCTTATGTTGTACCTGTTCATTCACAAACTTGACCCACAGCGGGATTTATATGAACTCCTCCGGCATTATTGGGGGAAGTGGGTTGGCAACCTGGGTGGTCTGCTGTTCATTGGTTACTTTACTTATGAAGCCTCCAGGAGTGTCAGAGATATAGGCGAACTCGGTACATTGACATTGCTGAATCAAACTCCTACGGCAGTCGTTACGTTTATAGCATTAGTTGTATGCGCTGATGTTGTGCGCTTTGGGCCTAGGGTCTGGTTTCTTTTATGCCATATATTCCTGCTTTTGATGATACTTGGCTACGGTGCTATCCTGATATTGGTTCCTTTTACGGGGCTGATTCACCTGGATTTTTTATTCCCTGTATTAGAGAACGGCTTAGCTCCCGTTGTCGAAGCTGCCATTCCTGAAATTATATCATTCCCGTTCGGTCAGACAGTACTTTTCCTCGTGCTGTTTAAGCTTATTAAAGATAAAAGTAAGCTAAAGCGCTCTATAATGATTGTCTACGGGATCACTGCCGTCTTCCTAATCATAATGAATGAGTTATCGGTGCTTGTTCTTGGCCCAGAGATCGCAGCTTCAAGCACATATCCATTGTTTGAAGTTACTCAACTTATTGAGGTTCCGAAGATTATTGAGCGAGCAGATGTCTTGTTTACAATGATTCTATTTATTGGAATCGGGGTAAAAACGGCCGGTTTTATGTTTGGAGCCGTCATTGGGTTACAAACAATAACCCCCTTTAGATATAAGCCCGCGTTACTCTTGCTAAGCCTAATTATTTATGCTCTAACGTTTCTCTCACCAAGGTTAACCGATTTTTTATGGATCGGGCTCCATATCGCTTTAGTGAAAATTTGGCCTGTTTTTCAAATTGCTCTTCCTGGGCTCCTTTTCTTAACCATATTGATCCGAAAGAAGATAAGAAAGATGCATAGTTAG
- a CDS encoding TetR/AcrR family transcriptional regulator: MQNTKVDPRIIRTRKLLMDAFTKLTQKKGFKDITIKDITDEANINRATFYSHFQDKYDLIDAGITKEILDSIVKHWNHFNRLNKKTILNIFLTLTEFHTKNTEYITHNVERAWNPLIQ, encoded by the coding sequence ATGCAAAATACAAAAGTAGATCCGCGTATTATACGAACTAGGAAATTATTAATGGATGCCTTTACAAAATTAACTCAAAAAAAAGGTTTTAAAGATATTACCATAAAGGATATCACAGATGAAGCAAACATTAACCGCGCTACCTTTTATTCTCATTTTCAAGATAAATATGACTTAATAGATGCTGGTATTACAAAAGAAATACTAGATAGTATTGTTAAACACTGGAATCATTTTAATAGGCTAAATAAGAAAACTATTTTAAATATCTTTTTAACATTAACTGAGTTTCATACAAAAAACACAGAATATATCACCCACAATGTAGAAAGAGCATGGAACCCTTTAATTCAATAA
- a CDS encoding spore germination protein yields MIQKVTNWLFKQDSRSNKNIHDSEQVSSKNTLESPKLLSRSLNDNLTVLKQRMGHSTDFIVRSWNTEQGDKALAASYIEGLVDHQLLTMLLEDLTEAIRNGSIPDQSAETWLLDYAPIGSITSLKNEEELINATLNGQVALIVEGNSKAYAASISGGAKRAVEEPTSQTVIRGPKEGFTEDISTNIALLRRRIKSTDLSIDSRNIGEYTQTKVSVAYIKGIADPNVVREISKRLDSIKTDSILESGYIEEYIQDGVWSRFPTIFNTERPDAVAGSLLEGLIAIFVDGTPFVLVAPVTFFRFIASSEDYYQRYDLATFLRFIRTVSFFIALLLPSLFIATTTFHQEMLPTTLLITLAAQRENTPLPALLEAILMELTFEVIREAGIRMPRAIGPAISIVGALVLGQAAVQAGLVSAAMVIVVSFTAISNFVLPSINMAGAIRLLRFALMLLAGTFGLYGVLAGLIPILVRLVSLDSFGVPYMLPLAPFYKSNMKDLLVRVPWWKMKKRPVMIGDSNLMRQSTGQESFAEQAGEHDRDPMA; encoded by the coding sequence GTGATTCAAAAGGTTACAAATTGGCTGTTTAAGCAGGATTCAAGATCCAACAAGAATATTCACGATTCTGAACAAGTCAGTAGCAAAAATACGCTTGAATCACCTAAGCTATTGAGTCGTTCGCTCAATGATAACTTGACCGTATTGAAACAGAGAATGGGTCATAGTACGGATTTCATTGTCCGTAGCTGGAATACTGAACAGGGAGATAAAGCGCTAGCTGCAAGTTATATTGAAGGCCTGGTTGATCATCAACTTTTAACGATGCTTTTGGAAGATCTCACGGAAGCCATTCGGAATGGATCCATCCCAGATCAGAGTGCCGAAACTTGGTTGTTAGATTACGCTCCTATTGGGAGTATAACCAGCCTTAAGAACGAAGAAGAATTAATTAATGCAACTCTTAATGGTCAGGTTGCACTCATCGTCGAAGGTAACTCAAAGGCTTATGCCGCCTCCATTAGCGGCGGGGCTAAGAGGGCTGTAGAAGAGCCAACTTCACAGACGGTAATTAGGGGGCCTAAAGAGGGATTCACTGAAGATATTTCCACCAACATAGCACTCCTCCGGAGAAGGATCAAATCAACTGATCTTAGCATTGACTCTAGAAATATAGGAGAATATACCCAGACGAAAGTGTCGGTGGCATATATTAAGGGAATTGCGGATCCGAATGTTGTGAGAGAAATTTCCAAACGGTTGGATTCTATTAAAACCGATAGTATTCTGGAAAGTGGATATATTGAGGAGTACATCCAGGATGGTGTTTGGTCTCGTTTTCCCACCATATTTAATACGGAGCGGCCGGATGCCGTTGCCGGCAGCTTACTTGAAGGACTAATAGCGATATTTGTTGATGGGACCCCATTCGTGTTGGTTGCGCCCGTAACTTTTTTCCGGTTTATTGCATCCAGTGAAGACTACTATCAGCGTTATGACTTGGCAACATTTCTTCGGTTTATCCGTACGGTATCCTTTTTCATTGCATTGCTTCTTCCGTCGTTATTTATTGCTACAACCACATTTCACCAGGAAATGCTACCAACTACACTTCTGATTACCTTAGCTGCACAGAGGGAGAATACACCATTGCCAGCGCTACTTGAGGCAATACTTATGGAACTAACCTTCGAGGTTATCCGCGAAGCAGGAATTAGGATGCCCCGAGCAATCGGGCCGGCCATCTCCATCGTTGGGGCATTGGTTCTGGGACAAGCTGCGGTTCAGGCGGGTTTAGTATCCGCTGCTATGGTAATCGTGGTTTCCTTCACAGCCATCAGTAACTTTGTGCTTCCCTCTATTAATATGGCGGGTGCTATTCGTTTGCTCCGGTTTGCACTCATGCTGCTGGCGGGTACGTTTGGTTTATATGGTGTACTGGCTGGATTGATTCCCATACTCGTTCGATTAGTGTCTCTGGATTCGTTCGGTGTACCTTATATGTTGCCGCTTGCACCCTTTTATAAAAGTAATATGAAAGACTTGTTAGTGCGTGTACCTTGGTGGAAGATGAAGAAGCGACCAGTAATGATTGGTGATTCCAATTTAATGAGGCAATCAACGGGACAGGAATCATTTGCTGAACAGGCAGGCGAACATGACCGAGACCCTATGGCGTAA
- a CDS encoding helix-turn-helix transcriptional regulator, translated as MEYLSNHFTESITLDSLAAEFNVSKYYISRIFSNKIKINLRNYLSMLRVEYASMLIRTTDASLTTIGVNAGFDSQRTFNRVFRAIYGMTPRDFKNNVHNYLK; from the coding sequence ATGGAGTACTTGTCAAATCATTTTACGGAATCGATTACGTTGGATTCACTCGCTGCCGAATTTAATGTAAGTAAATATTATATTTCTCGTATCTTTTCCAATAAGATCAAAATAAATCTTCGAAACTATCTCTCCATGCTTAGGGTAGAGTATGCTTCCATGTTGATTCGTACAACCGATGCATCTTTAACGACGATAGGTGTGAATGCAGGTTTTGATAGCCAACGTACATTTAATCGTGTATTTCGAGCCATTTATGGAATGACACCGCGAGATTTTAAAAACAATGTCCACAACTATTTAAAATAA
- a CDS encoding Ger(x)C family spore germination protein, whose product MVRSIRYIMIVVLLFGLTGCWNRVELNELWVSAATGVDTTDDGQWIVSYQIIVPSAITSGTGGSGGSSQPASYVFSVKAKTFNQAWSYSTMDSSRRIYIAHNRVIYIGKKAAEKGLDHLVDFYLRNTEARELVTMVITEGLASDILKKIMPPEKLQGAAMHDLIDNESDILSVYPKVRVFDFALSMNSDSRSIGIPVAGLVGEKDQKNEKEAESLDVLKKTSTPLKLRLTKLAVFQNGKLKGFLNEEEGLGVSYLSQKIKNTEISFPCSEQPDRESYSSFRVNSADVKLRPRKTGYHYKMQVKVKVNGTLIETTCMKDISQTHTIRDMEGEISKEVTRVINEGWTRLQELGVDAVGFADQIHRKFPRDWRTVKKDWDKEFKKMELDIQVDARIRRPGLQQRHIGSKT is encoded by the coding sequence ATGGTTCGTTCAATCAGGTATATAATGATCGTCGTCTTGTTATTTGGTCTGACAGGGTGCTGGAACCGAGTCGAACTTAACGAGTTGTGGGTAAGCGCGGCTACGGGAGTAGACACGACGGATGACGGCCAATGGATCGTATCTTATCAAATTATTGTTCCCTCAGCTATTACTAGTGGCACCGGAGGATCAGGTGGATCTTCCCAACCCGCATCCTATGTATTCTCTGTCAAGGCAAAAACGTTTAACCAGGCTTGGTCGTACAGCACTATGGATTCGTCAAGACGAATTTACATAGCACATAACCGTGTTATATATATCGGAAAGAAAGCTGCAGAGAAGGGACTAGATCATCTAGTCGATTTCTATTTACGCAATACGGAAGCCAGGGAATTGGTAACTATGGTTATAACCGAGGGTCTTGCTTCAGATATATTAAAAAAAATAATGCCACCTGAAAAACTTCAAGGCGCTGCAATGCATGACTTGATTGACAATGAGAGTGATATTTTATCCGTTTACCCTAAGGTGAGGGTCTTTGATTTTGCATTAAGCATGAACTCCGATTCTAGGTCCATTGGCATACCGGTTGCTGGCTTGGTGGGGGAGAAGGACCAAAAGAATGAAAAGGAAGCAGAGAGTTTGGATGTGCTCAAAAAAACTTCAACTCCGCTAAAGCTTAGATTAACTAAATTAGCCGTTTTTCAAAATGGAAAGCTCAAGGGTTTTCTTAATGAGGAAGAGGGTTTGGGGGTATCCTACCTTTCTCAAAAGATTAAAAATACCGAAATTTCTTTCCCATGTAGCGAACAGCCCGACAGGGAATCGTATTCTTCCTTTAGAGTTAATTCGGCGGATGTAAAGCTACGGCCCAGAAAGACCGGATATCATTATAAAATGCAAGTAAAAGTCAAAGTTAATGGAACTTTAATTGAGACCACATGCATGAAAGATATTTCCCAAACGCATACCATAAGAGATATGGAAGGTGAGATATCCAAAGAAGTAACCAGAGTGATCAATGAAGGATGGACTAGACTTCAGGAACTTGGTGTGGATGCAGTTGGATTTGCTGACCAGATTCATCGTAAATTCCCCAGGGACTGGAGGACAGTGAAGAAAGATTGGGACAAGGAGTTTAAAAAGATGGAACTGGATATTCAAGTTGATGCAAGGATTCGGCGTCCGGGACTCCAGCAAAGGCATATTGGTAGTAAGACCTAA